From the Acetomicrobium thermoterrenum DSM 13490 genome, the window ACATGCAATACATTCGACATCCATCTCTAAAGACGGTTCCGTAAAGGGAAAATAGCTTGCCCTGAACCTTGACTTTAAGGGTCTTCCAAAAACCTTATCTATGAAATGGACCATGCATCCCTTCAAATCCGATATCGATACATCCTCATCGATCAAAAGCCCTTCCAATTGATGAAACATAGGCGAATGAGTGGGATCGCTGTCTCTTCTGTAAACCTTGCCCGGACAGACTATCCTCAGCGGTGCCCCATACTTCAGCATGGACCTCACTTGGACAGGAGAGGTATGGGTTCTCAGCAGAAGCTCATTGCCCTGAAGATAAAAAGTATCCTGCATATCCCTTGCCGGATGATGGGGTGGAATATTAAGAGCCTCGAAATTATGAAAATCATCTTCAACCTCAGGTCCTAGCGCTACGGAAAAACCAAGCCCTACAAATATATCCATGAGTTCGTGCATGACTTCAACGACAGGATGAAAACCGCCCCAAGGCCTGCCTTTTGGCGGTTGAGTGACGTCAATGGCATCTTTTCTCTCCTGTTCCCGCTCCTCCAAAAGAGCAAGCTCTTCCATTCGCCTTTTAAGCATGTCTTCAATGGTTGACTTTAAGTCATTAATTGCCTTACCCATGGCAGGCCGATCCTCTGGTGGGAGGGTTCCCAAACTCTTCAACATTTGGGTAACTATTCCCTTTCTTCCTAAATACCGAATTCGAAGCTCGTTCAGGTCTTCCGACCTTTTGGTAAGTTTCAACTCTTTTATAAAGGCATTTTTAACATCTTCGATGTCATTAG encodes:
- the pheS gene encoding phenylalanine--tRNA ligase subunit alpha — its product is MVNPKTNDIEDVKNAFIKELKLTKRSEDLNELRIRYLGRKGIVTQMLKSLGTLPPEDRPAMGKAINDLKSTIEDMLKRRMEELALLEEREQERKDAIDVTQPPKGRPWGGFHPVVEVMHELMDIFVGLGFSVALGPEVEDDFHNFEALNIPPHHPARDMQDTFYLQGNELLLRTHTSPVQVRSMLKYGAPLRIVCPGKVYRRDSDPTHSPMFHQLEGLLIDEDVSISDLKGCMVHFIDKVFGRPLKSRFRASYFPFTEPSLEMDVECIACSGEDPACRICKGTGWLEICGMGMVHPKVLRAGGIDPEVYNGFAWGLGIDRVAMLKYSLSDLRILFSGDIAFLAGGVN